From a region of the Mercurialis annua linkage group LG1-X, ddMerAnnu1.2, whole genome shotgun sequence genome:
- the LOC126686066 gene encoding eukaryotic translation initiation factor 5, which translates to MALQNIGASNSDDAFYRYKMPKMITKIEGRGNGIKTNVVNMVDIAKALARPASYTTKYFGNELGAQSKFDEKTGISLVNGAHDTVKLAGLLENFIKKYVQCYSCGNPETEIIITKTQMIILKCAACGYLSDVDMRDKLTTFILKCPPEPKKGSKDKKAMRRAEKERLKEGEAADEEQKKHIKKETTKKKAPSSSKDNAKSTSSKKKGNGSDEDHSPTRSVPDDIEHAIAEDEDDDDDDVQWQTDTSLEAAKLRIQEQLSNVTADMVMLSTDEEKAKSAKKSPEREVKVHENGGSKGNGVEERLIHEIKAYLKKGSAPSQLKSFLSSLSGTSQEVTDALFAALFEGVEKGFLKEATKKKNYLAAATTEEEGSQINMLHAIESFFGKLGPEGTKEVALVLKVLYDNDVLEEERILGWYQKGANGSNKNCGVWKHVKPFVEWLENAESESEEE; encoded by the coding sequence ATGGCGTTGCAAAATATTGGTGCTTCAAACAGCGATGATGCTTTCTATAGGTATAAGATGCCGAAAATGATAACCAAGATTGAAGGTAGGGGAAATGGCATCAAAACTAACGTTGTTAATATGGTTGACATTGCAAAGGCCTTGGCTAGGCCTGCTTCGTACACCACAAAGTACTTTGGCAATGAGCTTGGAGCGCAATCCAAATTTGATGAGAAGACAGGAATATCACTTGTGAATGGAGCTCATGACACTGTAAAACTTGCTGGGCTACTTGAGAACTTCATCAAGAAATATGTTCAGTGCTACAGTTGTGGGAACCCTGAAACTGAGATAATTATTACAAAGACACAGATGATCATCCTGAAGTGTGCTGCTTGCGGTTATCTGTCTGATGTGGATATGAGGGACAAGCTTACAACATTTATTCTCAAGTGCCCACCTGAACCGAAAAAGGGTTCCAAAGACAAGAAGGCTATGAGGAGGGCTGAGAAGGAGCGGCTCAAAGAGGGTGAAGCTGCTGATGAAGAGCAGAAGAAGCATATTAAGAAGGAAACAACAAAGAAGAAAGCCCCCTCTAGCTCCAAGGATAATGCAAAAAGTACTTCATCTAAGAAGAAAGGCAATGGTTCAGATGAGGATCACTCCCCGACTCGCAGCGTGCCTGATGATATTGAACATGCAATTGCTGAAGATGAAGACGACGATGATGATGATGTCCAGTGGCAAACAGATACTTCACTGGAGGCAGCTAAACTACGTATCCAGGAGCAGCTGAGTAACGTTACTGCAGATATGGTAATGTTGTCTACCGATGAAGAAAAGGCAAAGTCGGCAAAGAAGTCTCCAGAACGCGAAGTTAAGGTTCATGAGAATGGCGGCTCTAAGGGTAATGGAGTTGAAGAAAGGCTTATTCATGAAATAAAGGCGTATCTGAAAAAGGGTTCTGCACCAAGCCAGCTGAAATCATTCTTGAGTTCGTTATCTGGGACATCTCAGGAGGTGACAGATGCTTTATTTGCTGCCCTGTTCGAGGGTGTTGAGAAAGGGTTTCTGAAAGAGGCTACCAAGAAGAAGAACTACCTTGCAGCAGCCACCACTGAAGAGGAAGGTTCGCAGATCAATATGCTTCATGCCATTGAGTCTTTCTTTGGTAAGCTTGGCCCTGAGGGAACTAAAGAAGTAGCATTGGTCCTGAAGGTGTTGTATGACAATGATGTTCTGGAAGAGGAACGGATCCTGGGGTGGTACCAGAAAGGTGCTAATGGCAGTAATAAAAACTGCGGGGTTTGGAAGCATGTTAAGCCTTTTGTTGAGTGGTTGGAGAATGCAGAGTCTGAATCTGAAGAAGAGTGA